The Miscanthus floridulus cultivar M001 chromosome 17, ASM1932011v1, whole genome shotgun sequence genome has a window encoding:
- the LOC136515214 gene encoding uncharacterized protein, with amino-acid sequence MQFGTPDHFRTDYVNFMVADFEDTYNAILGRPALTKFMPIPHYRYLVLKMPTEKGVLTLRSNVYAAYTCKDDSFKIAEAHNLSIRMAETTLDAKKTPADHLEILELEAPHKNIKSKEHKEIQLVDGDPSKMALIGVNLDPK; translated from the coding sequence atgcaatttggcaccccagaccacttccgcaccgactacgtcaacttcatggtcgctgactttgaaGACACCTAcaatgctatccttggtcgaccagcactcaccaagttcatgcccatacctcactacaggtatctggtgctcaagatgcctactgagaagggggttctaactctcaggagCAATGTATACGCCGCTTACACCTGCAAGGATGACAGttttaaaatagcagaggctcacaacctctctattcgcatggccgagaccacactcgacgctaagaagaccccagccgatcacctagagatcctagaacTCGAGGCTCCtcacaagaacatcaagtccaaagagcacaaagagatccagctggtcgacggcgatcccagcaaaatggcccttatcggggtcaacctagatcctaaatag